CCATGTCGAAATCCCTTTAGCTCGATTTTCCGAGTCGCAGGCCGACGCAGCCATGCGCGGCAAAGCGGCTGATGGTGTAGCGGCCGGTCGGCAGCGTGATGCGGCGCTCGAAGCGGCCCTGCGGCAGCTCGAGGCGCAGGATGCGGGCGTTGCGCAGCTCGGAGGGCAAAGTGCGGCGGCCGGAGATCACCAGCGTGCCGCCGTCAAGGGCGGCCTCGACCTCGTCGGGGTCGACCCCCGGTAGCGCGACCAGGATCAGGATCTCCTCCTCGGTCTCGATCACGTCCATCGGCGGTTCCCAGCTCGGCTCGCTGGTGCCCGCGCTCGGGTGCAAATTGAGGAAGCTCTGGTGCAGCCGCTCGGCGCGCGCGAGCGCCTCGATCGCATCCGTCAGCATCCAGTTGATCTGATCCTTGGGCCGCATGGGCACTCTCCACGTCGCGTTGGCGGGCAACGTTACCGGTCTTGCCGCCCACCGTAAACCGGCCTCGGGCGATGCCGTTCGAGGGAAAAATTGTCCAAATTGTCGGCGATTTGCACTTGGTCGCGCTGCGCCGTTGCGCTCGGCCCGGACCACAATGGCTCGATGTTCGGATCGCCGCCTACAGCCAGCCGGAACGCCTGAACCGCCAGAACAGCGCGCCGCATGCGGCCAGCATCAGGCCCATCACGACGAAATAGCTGTACTCCCATTGCAGCTCCGGTATGTACTTGAAATTCATACCGTAGATACCGGCGACGGCGGTCGGCACGGCGACAATCGCCAGCCACGAGGCGAGCTTCTTGGAGATCGCCGTTTCCTGCGCCTGACCGACCAGCAGGCTCGCTTCAAACGCAAAGGCAAGCACCTCGCGCAGCGAATCGATCCGTTCCTGGATGGTGCGGACATGATCCGTGACGTCGCGGAACAGCGGGCGCATCGCGACGCGCACCATCGGCAGATCGTCGCGCTCCAGCCTGCGGCAGACCTCCACCAGCGGTCCGATCGCATTGCGCAGCCGCAACAGGTCCCGCCGCAGCAGATAGAGCCGCTCGATCTGCGCCCGCGTCATCGCGCTCGCCAGAACCTCCGCCTCCATCGTCTCGACCTCGTCCTGGATGGTCTCGAGCACCGGCGAGTAGTTGTCGACGATGAAATCGAGAATGGCATAGAGGATGTAGTCCTCGCCGCGGGCAAGCGCGCGCGGGCAGCTCTCGCAGCGCTCCCTGACCGGCGTGTAGGACGTCGAGGCGCCGTGCCGGACCGAGACGATGTATCCCTCGCCGACGAACAGATGCGTCTCGCCGAACGCGATGCTTTCACCCTCGAGCTGCGCGGTGCGGGCCACGATGAACAGCGCATCGCCGTATTGCTCAATCTTCGGCCGCTGATGCGCGTGATCGGCATCCTCGATCGCGAGGTCGTGCAGCTGGAATTGCCGCTGCAGGCTGCTCAGCAGCGCCATGTCGGGTTCGTGCAGGCCGATCCACACCACGTGATCCGGCTTGCTGCGCCAGCTCGCGGCCTCATCGATCGCGATATTGGCGACCCGCCGTCCCTCGACGTAGACGCCTGCCGCGATCACGCCATCGCAGGGGACGGGTCCGGCGGTTGCGACAGTTGGCGATACGAGGTTCATGGTCTCCACCCTCGGTTATCGGACCCGCTTGACGCG
This Bradyrhizobium sp. CCBAU 53421 DNA region includes the following protein-coding sequences:
- a CDS encoding Hsp20/alpha crystallin family protein, which encodes MRPKDQINWMLTDAIEALARAERLHQSFLNLHPSAGTSEPSWEPPMDVIETEEEILILVALPGVDPDEVEAALDGGTLVISGRRTLPSELRNARILRLELPQGRFERRITLPTGRYTISRFAAHGCVGLRLGKSS
- the corA gene encoding magnesium/cobalt transporter CorA, producing the protein MNLVSPTVATAGPVPCDGVIAAGVYVEGRRVANIAIDEAASWRSKPDHVVWIGLHEPDMALLSSLQRQFQLHDLAIEDADHAHQRPKIEQYGDALFIVARTAQLEGESIAFGETHLFVGEGYIVSVRHGASTSYTPVRERCESCPRALARGEDYILYAILDFIVDNYSPVLETIQDEVETMEAEVLASAMTRAQIERLYLLRRDLLRLRNAIGPLVEVCRRLERDDLPMVRVAMRPLFRDVTDHVRTIQERIDSLREVLAFAFEASLLVGQAQETAISKKLASWLAIVAVPTAVAGIYGMNFKYIPELQWEYSYFVVMGLMLAACGALFWRFRRSGWL